The Pseudanabaena galeata CCNP1313 genome includes a region encoding these proteins:
- a CDS encoding alpha/beta hydrolase, whose amino-acid sequence MMKYLTASIANISRRLITRSATLIFLLSAISGVAIAQPSEAAETVNFRFNIFEVSVSVDDLEEFSKTGELRGALDMASRYISATDMATFRRILTERADVPITLLSRFLYTSQGERSLDILGEFIKTGPMLSGNRAIRAAAVLATADKENGLTLLNFLRKFPTSDIYFDIQEGLQTVGELSDLLQDTQKVVQMVNDEAIKQAGQSGATPTPSPIELADLRNKGGLTWERYSLKAPAIDNRYEIPFYLFIPKVANAKSAPIPAIVIYPGLISNREPLLYLAEHLASYGFAVVLTVSPNSSEEQLDKLIIGAASEIAPPESFIERPNDITAVLNYLEKSPQTGNPNSANINWQNVGMVGHSFGGYAALALVSDAQIQFADLTEACQGKYKWNASLLLQCVALGLPNQTYKLGDARIKSAIAVNPVTSHVLGKPALSKITAPITIVGSSDDTFAPAVSEQIVPFTWLTSPNRYLILLNRAGHTAVTAITSSDRISPEVSSVLAGSSAIASQEYLKLLSVAFFKTHLLQESDYAEYLTTAYFANISTPSAQVSLLRSLSMEQIDAAIAN is encoded by the coding sequence ATGATGAAATATCTCACAGCCTCGATCGCCAATATTTCACGCCGATTGATTACCCGATCTGCCACTTTGATATTTTTGCTGAGTGCAATTAGTGGAGTAGCGATCGCTCAGCCTAGTGAAGCTGCTGAAACTGTCAATTTCCGATTTAATATTTTTGAAGTTTCGGTATCTGTGGATGACTTGGAAGAGTTTTCTAAAACGGGTGAATTGCGTGGCGCACTTGATATGGCTTCGCGATATATTTCTGCAACAGATATGGCAACCTTTCGGCGCATTTTGACAGAGCGAGCCGATGTTCCGATAACTTTACTATCAAGATTTCTCTACACATCTCAAGGAGAAAGATCGTTAGATATCTTAGGTGAGTTTATTAAAACTGGCCCGATGCTATCGGGTAATCGCGCTATCCGTGCGGCGGCTGTTTTGGCAACAGCCGACAAAGAGAACGGTTTAACTTTGCTTAATTTCCTCCGCAAATTCCCCACATCAGATATTTATTTCGATATTCAAGAAGGTTTGCAAACCGTTGGCGAGTTGAGCGACCTACTGCAAGATACGCAAAAAGTTGTGCAGATGGTCAACGATGAGGCTATTAAACAAGCTGGGCAATCAGGAGCAACACCAACGCCTTCACCAATAGAGTTAGCTGATTTGCGAAATAAAGGTGGATTGACATGGGAGCGCTATAGTCTCAAAGCGCCAGCCATAGATAATCGGTATGAAATTCCCTTTTATTTGTTTATCCCAAAGGTTGCCAATGCTAAATCTGCGCCCATCCCTGCGATCGTCATCTATCCAGGACTGATCTCTAATCGCGAACCATTGCTCTATCTTGCCGAACACTTAGCATCCTATGGGTTTGCAGTAGTGCTGACCGTTTCCCCCAATAGCAGCGAGGAGCAGTTAGATAAATTGATTATTGGGGCTGCTAGCGAGATTGCCCCACCAGAAAGCTTCATTGAGCGCCCCAATGATATTACGGCGGTGCTGAATTATCTAGAGAAGTCACCACAGACAGGTAATCCTAATAGCGCCAATATCAACTGGCAAAATGTGGGTATGGTTGGACATTCTTTTGGGGGATATGCGGCGCTGGCGCTAGTCAGTGATGCTCAGATCCAGTTTGCGGATTTGACAGAAGCCTGTCAAGGTAAATATAAGTGGAATGCCTCACTGTTATTGCAATGCGTAGCACTAGGCTTGCCAAACCAAACCTACAAATTAGGTGATGCGCGTATAAAATCAGCGATCGCGGTTAATCCTGTAACTAGTCATGTTTTGGGTAAGCCTGCATTGAGCAAAATTACTGCACCGATCACGATCGTTGGCAGTTCTGATGACACCTTTGCGCCTGCGGTCTCTGAGCAGATTGTGCCATTTACATGGTTGACTTCACCAAATCGCTACTTGATATTGCTCAATCGAGCAGGGCATACTGCGGTGACGGCTATTACCTCTAGCGATCGCATCAGTCCTGAAGTAAGTAGCGTTTTGGCTGGTTCCAGTGCGATCGCCTCGCAAGAGTATCTCAAGCTGCTGAGTGTGGCTTTTTTCAAAACCCATCTGCTTCAAGAATCTGATTATGCCGAATACCTAACTACCGCATATTTTGCGAATATTTCCACGCCATCGGCTCAGGTGAGTCTGTTGCGATCGCTAAGTATGGAGCAAATTGATGCGGCGATCGCGAATTAA
- the chlP gene encoding geranylgeranyl reductase has protein sequence MTLRVAVVGGGPAGSCAAETLAKAGIETYIFERKLDNAKPCGGAIPLCMVSEFDLPDEIIDRRVRNMKMISPSNVEVDIKLDNPDEYIGMCRREVLDAFLRERAAKLGANLINGRILDIKITENGKKPYVLSYSDFAEGGNEGIMRTLEVDLIVGADGANSVVAKAMDAGDYNYAIAFQERIRISPEKMEYYKDLAEMYVGDDVSPDFYAWVFPKYDHVAVGTGTMHKNQRLIKKLQAGIRARALPRIEGGEVIKVEAHPIPEHPRPRRVVGRIALVGDAAGYVTKSSGEGIYFAAKSGRMCAEAIVEFAEAGKRIPTEADLKVYIKRWDKQYGLTYKVLDILQNVFYATNATREAFVEMCADKDVQKLTFDSYLYKTVVPANPFTQLKITAKTIGSLLRGNALAP, from the coding sequence TTGACATTACGAGTTGCTGTTGTAGGCGGCGGGCCTGCGGGTTCATGTGCGGCTGAAACACTTGCCAAAGCAGGAATTGAGACCTATATATTTGAGCGTAAACTGGACAACGCCAAACCCTGCGGTGGAGCAATTCCTCTATGTATGGTTTCTGAATTTGATTTGCCTGACGAAATTATCGATCGCCGCGTCCGCAACATGAAAATGATCTCTCCCAGCAATGTGGAAGTAGACATTAAATTAGACAATCCCGATGAATATATCGGTATGTGTCGCCGCGAAGTTTTAGATGCGTTTTTACGGGAACGCGCTGCCAAGCTTGGTGCAAATTTGATCAATGGTCGCATTCTTGACATTAAGATCACTGAAAATGGCAAGAAGCCTTATGTTCTTAGCTATTCAGACTTTGCTGAAGGTGGCAACGAAGGGATCATGCGTACTCTTGAGGTCGATCTGATTGTCGGTGCTGACGGTGCTAACTCAGTTGTTGCCAAAGCAATGGATGCTGGCGACTATAACTATGCGATCGCCTTCCAAGAGCGCATTCGCATTTCTCCAGAAAAAATGGAGTATTACAAAGATTTAGCTGAGATGTATGTTGGCGATGATGTTTCGCCCGACTTCTACGCATGGGTATTCCCTAAATACGATCACGTTGCCGTTGGTACTGGCACGATGCACAAAAACCAACGCTTGATCAAGAAGCTCCAAGCAGGCATCCGCGCCCGTGCGTTGCCCAGAATCGAAGGTGGCGAAGTGATTAAGGTGGAAGCTCACCCAATTCCTGAGCATCCAAGACCTCGCCGTGTTGTTGGTCGGATTGCCCTAGTTGGTGATGCGGCGGGCTATGTCACTAAGTCTAGTGGCGAAGGTATTTACTTTGCTGCGAAGTCTGGTCGCATGTGTGCCGAAGCGATCGTGGAGTTTGCGGAAGCAGGTAAACGCATCCCCACTGAAGCTGATCTCAAGGTTTACATCAAGCGTTGGGATAAGCAGTATGGCTTGACCTACAAGGTTCTCGACATTCTCCAGAATGTGTTTTACGCCACCAACGCCACTCGCGAAGCCTTTGTGGAAATGTGCGCCGATAAGGATGTACAGAAGCTCACCTTTGACAGCTATCTCTACAAAACCGTTGTGCCTGCTAATCCTTTCACTCAGTTGAAGATTACTGCTAAGACAATCGGTAGTTTGCTGAGAGGCAATGCTCTAGCACCTTAA
- a CDS encoding NACHT domain-containing protein produces the protein MSRSLRASDEGIKQIRKAMKQGGWTQTALVDSLKAFKRSVITNLLGGKPIDRTNFEELCRFLELDWRDIRGDDVVTDDLASIVKHVRQKIADVLIERCGTMRVLDMTQSVDLDQIYTDVNILEKVSSKNRVKPNEVLPNNKEDFDRWMMGKIKERIAGLEAVETHRKLMVLGKPGSGKTTFLKYLAISCLNGKFHSELVPIFITLKTYSKTKGSPSLEEYILDELHHLKVTKEEAELLLDNGKALILLDGLDEVKDEHDDRVRQDIETFSIRRLKNRFAITCRIAAEGEAFKRFTDVEVADFDDKQIEIFINKWFAGKDQTNVKILLEKLNNNQSVKELAKMPLLLTLICFLFENCNDLPAKRSDLYKEGLEVLMKKWGAKRKVERDHIYQNLSLQSKQDMLGQIALRGFENDEYVFQKEDLQRQIECICNLSNSDDSEDMLKTIEYHHGLLVERAKNIYSFSHLTFQEYFTAREIERERHFETLMQNISNPRWKEVFYLTAEMLRRSDDSDIFVKIMKQCIDNTLIYDGNLQAFLTWVEQKTNSVQCKYNNVAVRAFYSSVAFRVIRRSTQKTSLIALMFGLDNSSSKGNLDNSLELDYALAHVLNLSQFPDYIEYRSDDFSLTKTIDYAYELSDHVLQQVLKNDSPHPDEDFRQFCNWWKTNYEQWTKELRQVCIDHRNIGHDWQFTKEQIKLLNQYYEANLLLVECMNRSNISEQIREEIESTLLLPISSIPNAEL, from the coding sequence ATGTCAAGATCGCTAAGGGCTTCTGATGAGGGTATTAAACAGATTAGAAAAGCAATGAAGCAAGGCGGTTGGACTCAAACGGCTCTTGTTGATTCACTTAAGGCGTTTAAAAGATCGGTCATTACAAATTTGCTGGGAGGAAAACCAATTGATCGGACAAATTTTGAGGAGTTGTGCAGATTTCTCGAATTGGATTGGCGAGATATACGAGGAGATGATGTTGTTACTGATGATCTTGCATCGATAGTCAAACATGTAAGGCAAAAAATCGCAGATGTTTTGATAGAGCGATGTGGGACGATGCGCGTGTTAGACATGACGCAATCTGTCGATCTCGATCAGATTTACACCGATGTGAACATTCTTGAAAAGGTTTCTAGCAAAAATCGTGTAAAGCCTAACGAAGTTTTACCAAATAACAAAGAAGATTTTGATCGCTGGATGATGGGAAAAATCAAGGAGCGTATTGCTGGATTAGAGGCTGTTGAAACCCATAGAAAGCTGATGGTGTTAGGAAAACCGGGATCGGGGAAAACTACATTTTTGAAATATTTAGCGATATCTTGCCTCAATGGAAAGTTTCATAGTGAACTTGTACCAATTTTTATAACTCTTAAGACTTATTCCAAAACTAAGGGTTCTCCATCATTAGAGGAATATATTTTAGATGAATTACACCATCTCAAAGTTACAAAGGAAGAAGCAGAACTCTTGCTAGACAATGGGAAAGCTTTAATCTTGTTGGATGGTTTGGATGAAGTTAAGGATGAGCATGATGACCGAGTGAGGCAAGATATTGAAACCTTTTCGATACGTCGGCTCAAAAATCGGTTTGCAATCACCTGTCGGATTGCCGCAGAAGGTGAGGCATTTAAGAGGTTTACCGATGTGGAGGTTGCTGATTTTGATGATAAGCAGATTGAGATATTTATAAATAAATGGTTTGCGGGAAAAGATCAAACAAATGTAAAAATTTTGTTAGAAAAGCTAAATAATAATCAATCCGTAAAAGAATTGGCAAAAATGCCTCTATTACTGACGCTGATATGCTTTTTATTTGAAAATTGTAACGATTTACCTGCAAAACGGTCAGATCTCTATAAGGAAGGATTAGAGGTACTGATGAAAAAGTGGGGAGCTAAGCGTAAAGTTGAACGAGATCACATTTATCAGAATCTTTCCCTCCAAAGCAAACAGGATATGCTAGGTCAGATTGCTTTGAGAGGATTTGAGAATGATGAGTATGTCTTTCAAAAAGAGGATTTACAAAGACAAATTGAATGTATTTGCAACTTATCTAATTCGGATGATAGTGAAGATATGCTAAAGACGATCGAGTATCATCATGGCTTGTTAGTGGAACGAGCAAAAAATATTTATTCTTTTTCTCATCTTACTTTTCAGGAATACTTTACGGCGCGAGAAATTGAAAGAGAAAGGCATTTTGAAACGTTGATGCAGAATATTTCTAATCCAAGATGGAAAGAAGTTTTTTATCTGACTGCGGAAATGTTGAGGCGCTCGGATGATTCAGATATCTTTGTGAAGATAATGAAGCAGTGTATTGATAATACATTGATATATGATGGAAATTTACAGGCTTTTTTGACTTGGGTGGAGCAAAAAACAAACTCTGTACAATGCAAGTATAACAATGTTGCTGTACGAGCATTTTACTCTAGTGTTGCCTTCAGAGTTATTCGTCGCAGCACTCAGAAAACGTCACTAATTGCCTTAATGTTTGGACTTGATAATTCCTCATCTAAAGGTAATCTCGATAATTCTCTTGAACTAGACTACGCTCTTGCTCACGTTCTTAATCTTTCTCAATTTCCAGACTACATTGAATATAGATCTGATGATTTCTCTTTGACTAAGACTATAGATTATGCCTATGAACTTAGCGATCATGTGTTGCAACAAGTACTAAAAAATGATAGTCCTCACCCTGATGAAGACTTCAGACAGTTTTGTAATTGGTGGAAAACAAATTACGAACAATGGACAAAAGAATTGCGTCAAGTATGTATCGATCACCGCAATATCGGTCATGATTGGCAATTTACTAAAGAGCAAATAAAACTTCTTAATCAATATTACGAAGCCAATCTCCTCCTTGTCGAGTGCATGAACCGTAGCAACATAAGCGAACAAATCCGAGAAGAAATCGAATCGACTCTCTTACTGCCAATCTCGTCGATACCTAACGCTGAGCTATAG
- a CDS encoding type II toxin-antitoxin system VapC family toxin yields MTIFIDTSFIIALINERDQYHTQALDLSDRYIEQPVAITDAVLLEIANSLARRYKNEAIEVIEQFLDSEDVEVIRLTPEIFDRAFELYKTRPDKEWGLVDCVSFIVMQDRHIQEVLTFDQHFAQAGFRIL; encoded by the coding sequence TTGACAATATTCATTGATACTTCTTTCATCATTGCCCTCATCAACGAACGCGATCAATATCACACCCAAGCCCTAGATTTAAGCGATCGCTATATTGAGCAACCTGTAGCCATCACCGATGCAGTCCTTCTCGAAATTGCCAACTCTCTAGCCCGTAGATACAAAAATGAAGCAATTGAAGTAATCGAACAATTTCTTGATTCAGAAGATGTTGAAGTTATCCGCCTCACCCCTGAAATATTTGACCGTGCCTTTGAGCTATACAAAACCCGCCCAGATAAAGAATGGGGTTTAGTAGATTGCGTCTCATTTATCGTCATGCAAGATCGTCATATTCAAGAAGTTCTCACCTTCGATCAACATTTTGCCCAAGCAGGATTCCGAATCCTTTGA
- a CDS encoding D-alanyl-D-alanine carboxypeptidase gives MTTWSLVGALLLSVSTQVLDGREVAAVPRSVMSYATRPVLASEEIANNQSDPVAKQAIATMLNDLKQAGLTNPDQGVWIQSHDGAIASGRLSSRPLPSASLTKNATTLAALQTWGSNHRFITNISITGQLTGDTLRGDLIVEGSGDPLFVWEEAIALGNKLNQLGIKRIQGNLIITGRFSMNFEPDRQESANFLRLAFDSSRWQGEVAKQYATMPVGTPKPQLVILGNVRIVPNLAVDNVSTRKLLIRHASLPLWQILKRMNTFSNNEMSETLAVQMGGGRQVAAIAANATGIPISEIRLINGSGLGQGNQISPRASVAILMAIHNRAQVEGLTLADLFPVSDCDCGTIEGRRMPKGSIVKTGTLSDVSSLAGIVQTQAHGAIWFAIVNRGEGDIDAFHRSQDRVLQALVAKWGLPKLPTASFAETPWQDSDRNEIVK, from the coding sequence ATGACTACGTGGAGTCTCGTTGGTGCTTTGCTGTTATCGGTTTCAACCCAAGTTCTCGATGGTCGTGAAGTTGCCGCCGTACCCAGATCGGTGATGAGCTATGCCACTCGTCCAGTCCTAGCCTCTGAAGAGATTGCCAATAATCAGTCCGATCCCGTTGCGAAGCAAGCGATCGCGACAATGCTCAACGATCTCAAACAAGCAGGGCTAACTAATCCCGATCAAGGCGTTTGGATTCAGTCCCATGATGGGGCGATCGCCTCAGGTCGTTTATCGAGCCGCCCATTGCCCTCAGCGTCGCTCACCAAAAATGCCACGACCTTGGCAGCATTGCAAACTTGGGGATCAAACCATCGGTTTATTACGAATATCAGTATTACAGGTCAACTGACAGGTGATACCCTCAGAGGCGATCTGATAGTTGAAGGCAGTGGCGATCCATTGTTTGTTTGGGAAGAGGCGATCGCCCTTGGCAATAAACTTAATCAATTAGGCATTAAACGCATTCAGGGCAATCTGATTATTACAGGTCGATTTTCGATGAATTTCGAGCCTGACCGACAAGAATCGGCAAACTTTCTCCGTCTCGCCTTTGATAGTAGCCGATGGCAGGGTGAAGTTGCCAAGCAATATGCGACGATGCCCGTGGGAACGCCCAAACCACAGCTAGTGATTTTGGGGAATGTGCGGATTGTGCCAAATCTTGCTGTAGATAATGTTTCTACCCGCAAATTGCTGATCCGTCATGCGTCTTTACCCCTTTGGCAAATCCTGAAGCGGATGAATACCTTTAGCAATAATGAGATGTCAGAAACCCTTGCCGTCCAAATGGGAGGAGGGAGACAAGTTGCGGCGATCGCAGCTAATGCGACAGGGATTCCCATTTCCGAAATCAGATTAATTAATGGCTCAGGCTTAGGACAGGGCAACCAAATTTCCCCTCGTGCGTCCGTGGCGATCTTGATGGCAATTCATAACCGCGCTCAAGTTGAGGGGTTAACCCTTGCCGATCTTTTCCCAGTCAGTGATTGTGATTGCGGTACGATCGAGGGACGGAGAATGCCAAAAGGCTCGATTGTCAAAACGGGGACGCTTTCTGATGTCAGCAGCTTGGCAGGGATCGTCCAAACTCAAGCCCATGGTGCAATTTGGTTTGCGATCGTCAATCGTGGTGAAGGGGATATTGATGCTTTTCACCGATCTCAGGATCGCGTATTACAGGCTTTAGTTGCTAAATGGGGTTTACCCAAATTACCAACTGCTAGTTTTGCGGAAACACCTTGGCAAGATAGCGATCGCAACGAGATCGTGAAATAA
- the gmk gene encoding guanylate kinase, with amino-acid sequence MKAPITINSISRENYETLSEDNLSVGKLIVVTGPSGVGKGTLLQKLLERYPDRILFSISATTRSPRTGEEHGREYFFWDRAEFEQKRDTGEFLEWAEYAGNLYGTPRKPIDQAIALGQIVLLEIELEGARQVAQSFPSAKRIFIAPPSMEVLENRLRDRSTDSDEQIIKRLRHAKLEVAAAHEFDITIINDDLEIALQQLESAMFD; translated from the coding sequence ATGAAAGCGCCAATTACTATTAACTCTATCTCTAGAGAGAACTACGAAACGTTGAGCGAAGATAACTTAAGCGTAGGCAAATTAATTGTTGTTACGGGACCAAGTGGTGTCGGTAAAGGCACTCTCTTACAGAAACTCCTTGAACGCTATCCCGATCGCATTCTCTTTTCAATATCAGCAACTACTCGATCGCCCCGTACTGGTGAAGAGCATGGTCGCGAATATTTCTTTTGGGATCGGGCTGAATTTGAACAGAAGCGCGATACAGGTGAATTTCTAGAATGGGCTGAATATGCGGGAAATCTCTATGGCACGCCACGCAAACCGATTGATCAGGCGATCGCCTTAGGGCAAATCGTTCTGTTGGAAATCGAACTGGAAGGAGCGCGACAAGTAGCGCAATCTTTCCCCAGTGCCAAACGAATTTTCATTGCCCCACCTTCGATGGAAGTACTAGAAAATCGTTTGCGCGATCGCAGTACTGATAGTGATGAACAGATTATCAAACGCTTGCGCCATGCCAAGTTAGAAGTCGCCGCAGCCCATGAGTTTGATATCACAATTATCAATGACGATCTAGAAATTGCTTTACAGCAACTCGAAAGCGCCATGTTTGACTAA
- the remA gene encoding extracellular matrix/biofilm regulator RemA has translation MDIKLINIGFGNIVSANRVVAIVSPESAPIKRIISDAREHGKLVDATYGRRTRAVIVTDSSHVVLSAIQPETVANRFVISKEGATD, from the coding sequence ATGGACATTAAGCTCATCAACATCGGCTTTGGTAATATTGTTTCGGCAAACCGAGTTGTAGCGATCGTTAGCCCTGAATCTGCTCCTATCAAGCGTATCATTAGTGATGCCCGTGAGCATGGTAAGTTAGTTGATGCTACCTATGGTAGACGCACAAGAGCGGTAATTGTCACCGACTCTAGCCATGTAGTTCTATCTGCAATTCAACCTGAAACCGTCGCTAATCGTTTTGTCATCAGTAAAGAAGGCGCTACAGATTAA
- a CDS encoding GNAT family N-acetyltransferase, giving the protein MKIRKINNHERLEILKGDLYAYSRWTNQDLPRSHLTAINPEEVLAAEIDGKIVAALQCFSFQQSVRGSLKAMGGIGGVWTYPEYRNQGCVKALIKSAFLEMRMQGICVSMLTPFKESFYESLGYAIANAINEVNIPVASLSKYLKLSNAANLTCDRLAATEAKDILSNFLYENLRSQTLLPHSHGLAITNFTYDQWWHLHRQKLCVVIKRDRQPVAIALYAIDSSGNLPMRDRQIEISSIFWTDIESRDRLLNFFASHRDQIHSLKMPLPLGANLHTWLSNAGRLESTMTDPWMVRAIDIVGALHGLPITCEPFTFALSDPYCNWNDGVFGVNGDRGQLTVKRYGNGDMANLAIDFQATIAGISALIYGTQAIGELVHKQWITQITPETCERLEKCFTPCLIYNPFKF; this is encoded by the coding sequence ATGAAAATCCGTAAAATTAATAACCATGAGCGTCTGGAAATTCTCAAGGGGGATTTGTATGCCTATTCACGCTGGACTAATCAAGATTTGCCCCGATCGCATTTGACGGCGATCAATCCTGAAGAGGTCTTAGCGGCGGAAATTGATGGCAAAATTGTGGCGGCGTTGCAATGTTTTAGCTTTCAGCAGTCGGTGCGCGGCAGTCTCAAGGCGATGGGCGGCATCGGTGGTGTATGGACATATCCTGAATATCGCAATCAAGGCTGTGTCAAGGCTCTGATCAAAAGTGCCTTTTTAGAAATGCGGATGCAAGGGATCTGCGTAAGTATGCTTACGCCCTTTAAAGAAAGTTTTTATGAATCACTGGGCTATGCGATCGCCAATGCCATCAACGAAGTAAATATTCCTGTTGCGTCTTTATCGAAATATTTGAAACTGTCGAATGCCGCTAACCTAACCTGCGATCGCCTTGCCGCTACAGAAGCAAAGGATATTTTGTCAAATTTTCTCTACGAAAATCTGCGATCGCAAACACTTCTACCCCATAGTCATGGTCTGGCGATTACCAATTTTACCTACGATCAATGGTGGCATTTACATCGCCAGAAACTCTGTGTAGTAATCAAACGCGATCGCCAACCCGTAGCCATAGCGCTCTATGCGATCGATAGCAGTGGCAATTTGCCAATGCGCGATCGCCAGATTGAAATTTCGTCAATATTTTGGACAGATATCGAATCACGCGATCGCCTATTAAACTTCTTTGCTAGTCATCGCGATCAGATTCATAGCTTGAAAATGCCATTGCCATTAGGTGCAAATCTGCATACATGGCTCAGCAATGCAGGACGGTTAGAGTCAACTATGACCGATCCTTGGATGGTGAGAGCGATCGATATTGTTGGCGCTCTGCATGGTTTACCGATTACCTGCGAGCCATTTACCTTTGCCCTCAGCGATCCCTATTGCAATTGGAATGATGGTGTTTTTGGAGTGAATGGCGATCGCGGTCAGCTTACCGTTAAACGCTATGGCAATGGTGATATGGCGAATCTGGCGATCGATTTTCAAGCAACGATCGCAGGTATTTCCGCTTTGATTTATGGTACTCAGGCGATCGGTGAACTTGTACATAAACAATGGATTACGCAAATCACACCAGAAACCTGCGAGCGATTAGAAAAATGCTTTACACCATGTCTGATTTATAATCCTTTTAAGTTCTAA
- a CDS encoding Fur family transcriptional regulator, translating to MKEKLTRSQERVLHLLQHRDRAISAQDIHSELRNSENSMGLATVYRSLDTLKLQGLIKALTLPNGETVYSVTPADKHHLNCLNCGKSLPIDCCPIHDLGNQLAKKHTFQIYYHTLEFFGLCSECQQGTD from the coding sequence ATGAAAGAAAAACTCACTCGCAGCCAAGAACGAGTGCTACATCTCCTCCAACATCGCGATCGCGCCATATCCGCGCAGGATATTCATTCGGAGTTACGTAATAGTGAAAACAGTATGGGTCTTGCTACGGTTTATCGATCCCTAGATACACTTAAACTACAAGGCTTAATCAAGGCGCTGACCTTACCCAATGGCGAAACTGTTTACAGTGTTACTCCCGCCGACAAGCACCATCTCAATTGTCTCAATTGTGGTAAGTCTTTACCCATTGACTGTTGCCCCATCCACGATCTGGGTAATCAACTCGCCAAAAAGCATACTTTTCAAATCTACTATCACACCCTTGAATTTTTTGGGTTATGTAGTGAATGTCAACAGGGAACAGATTAG
- a CDS encoding GGDEF domain-containing protein — MSHKKIQSGNSWQKVILGLGHFRAVLAITLFSIVLSVVITFGMMTLLWWEGLDVLFRSLQVAVIVPAVVAPLASNFVVKLLFELEDLQKQLREMVNCDPLTKVHSRRYIMDCLEIESTRALRSNEPMSLMMIDADNFKSINDCYGHATGDIVLQEIAQKCKSTLRPYDVIARFGGEEFVVLLPNTTLLEAYDIAERIRENVAGQLIESTDGTLIRVTISIGISLFTPPDLRCMNLLSYADRGLYKAKHNGRNQCAIAEDSD, encoded by the coding sequence ATGTCTCACAAAAAGATTCAAAGTGGAAATAGTTGGCAAAAAGTCATATTAGGGCTGGGACATTTTCGCGCAGTATTAGCCATCACTTTGTTTTCCATTGTGTTGTCGGTAGTGATCACTTTCGGAATGATGACACTGTTGTGGTGGGAGGGACTGGATGTACTATTCAGATCATTGCAGGTTGCTGTCATTGTTCCCGCAGTTGTTGCGCCATTAGCAAGTAACTTTGTTGTAAAACTGTTATTTGAGCTTGAGGATCTACAAAAACAACTTAGAGAAATGGTTAACTGCGATCCCTTAACGAAGGTACATAGTCGTCGCTATATTATGGATTGTCTGGAAATTGAATCAACAAGAGCCTTGCGCTCAAATGAGCCAATGTCGTTGATGATGATTGATGCTGATAATTTTAAGTCGATTAATGATTGTTATGGACATGCAACTGGCGATATCGTTCTCCAAGAGATTGCTCAAAAATGTAAATCTACCCTGCGCCCCTATGATGTAATAGCCCGTTTCGGTGGTGAGGAATTTGTGGTACTTTTGCCAAACACGACCTTGCTAGAAGCCTATGATATTGCTGAGCGTATTCGTGAGAATGTGGCTGGGCAGCTTATTGAATCAACTGATGGAACACTGATTAGAGTCACGATTAGTATAGGTATTAGCCTTTTTACACCGCCAGATCTAAGGTGCATGAACTTACTATCCTACGCAGATCGAGGATTGTATAAGGCTAAGCATAATGGTCGTAATCAATGTGCGATCGCAGAAGACTCAGACTAG